One Ricinus communis isolate WT05 ecotype wild-type chromosome 1, ASM1957865v1, whole genome shotgun sequence DNA window includes the following coding sequences:
- the LOC8271156 gene encoding glutathione S-transferase F9 encodes MVVKVYGPAYASPKRVLVCLIEKGIDFETVPVDLIKGEHRNPDFLKLQPFGALPVIQDGDYTLYESRAIIRYYAEKYKSQGTDLLGKTIEERGLVDQWLEVEAQNYHPHVYNMTLHVLFASALGFTPDKKLIKESEEKIAKVLDIYEERLSKSKYLAGDFFSLADLSHLPFTQYLVGPMKRECMIKDRKYVSAWWDDISSRPSWKKVLELYRSF; translated from the exons atggtggTGAAAGTGTACGGTCCAGCCTATGCGTCTCCCAAGAGGGTGCTTGTTTGCCTTATTGAAAAGGGCATTGATTTTGAGACCGTACCTGTTGATCTTATCAAAGGAGAGCACAGAAACCCTGATTTTCTCAAGTTGCAG CCTTTTGGAGCACTTCCTGTAATTCAAGATGGAGACTACACTTTGTATG AGTCGCGAGCAATCATAAGGTATTATGCAGAGAAGTACAAGTCTCAGGGCACTGATTTGCTTGGAAAGACTATAGAAGAGAGGGGACTGGTGGACCAATGGCTTGAAGTAGAGGCACAGAACTATCACCCACATGTCTACAACATGACCCTTCACGTTTTGTTTGCATCAGCCTTGGGGTTTACTCCAGATAAGAAGCTCATCAAAGAGAGTGAAGAAAAAATAGCAAAGGTGCTGGACATTTATGAAGAGAGGCTCTCAAAGAGCAAGTACTTAGCTGGGGATTTCTTTAGCCTTGCTGATCTTAGTCACTTACCCTTTACCCAATACTTAGTTGGTCCGATGAAGAGGGAGTGTATGATAAAGGACAGAAAGTATGTGAGTGCTTGGTGGGATGATATCAGCAGCAGGCCATCTTGGAAGAAGGTCCTCGAGCTCTATCGATCCTTCTAA